A part of Capsicum annuum cultivar UCD-10X-F1 chromosome 6, UCD10Xv1.1, whole genome shotgun sequence genomic DNA contains:
- the LOC107867983 gene encoding chlorophyll a-b binding protein P4, chloroplastic produces MATVTTQASAAVFRPSASKTRFLSGSSGKLGREVSFKPSTNSSYNSFKVEAKKGEWLPGLASPTYLNGSLAGDNGFDPLGLAEDPENLRWFVQAELVNGRWAMLGVAGMLLPEVFTSLGLLNVPKWYDAGKSEYFASSSTLFVIEFILFHYVEIRRWQDIKNPGSVNQDPIFKSYSLPPNEVGYPGGIFNPLNFAPTLEAKEKEIANGRLAMLAFLGFIVQHNVTGKGPFDNLLQHISDPWHNTIIQTFSY; encoded by the exons ATGGCCACTGTAACGACGCAAGCCTCCGCCGCGGTCTTCCGGCCATCCGCCTCCAAGACAAGGTTCCTGAGTGGATCATCCGGTAAACTAGGCAGAGAGGTGTCTTTTAAACCATCAACTAATTCATCTTACAATTCATTCAAAGTTGAAGCCAAGAAAGGTGAATGGCTTCCAGGCTTAGCCTCTCCCACTTATCTTAATGGCAG TCTAGCTGGTGACAATGGTTTTGATCCATTGGGTCTGGCTGAGGACCCAGAGAACTTGAGATGGTTCGTGCAGGCCGAGCTAGTGAACGGTCGATGGGCTATGTTGGGTGTTGCAGGGATGCTACTGCCTGAGGTTTTCACTAGCCTTGGCCTACTTAACGTACCAAAATGGTACGATGCTGGAAAATCTGAGTATTTTGCTTCTTCATCGACATTGTTTGTGATCGAGTTCATCTTGTTCCACTATGTTGAAATTCGACGTTGGCAAGACATTAAGAACCCTGGAAGTGTGAATCAAGATCCTATCTTTAAGAGCTACAGTTTGCCTCCTAATGAAGTTGGTTACCCTGGTGGCATTTTCAACCCACTCAACTTTGCACCCACATTGGAGGCCAAGGAGAAGGAAATTGCTAATG GTAGATTGGCAATGTTAGCATTTTTGGGATTTATAGTGCAGCACAATGTGACAGGAAAGGGACCATTTGACAACTTGTTGCAGCACATCTCAGACCCATGGCACAATACCATTATCCAAACATTTTCTTACTAG
- the LOC107867989 gene encoding probable calcium-binding protein CML46 produces MEKIFSFSAQAKKIGDALNHFNSTILRCIIFCLIITFEAFFSCFSSLFRGIRLVFSTTFKKLDNADTSSKAKSCCHEKIVNNEGLLEEDVETVLDTLMNFCNQNGDKVNFDEVELVEVFDSFDETKPSLEEVKEAFDVFDENGDGYIDANELNKVIFKMGYLEFSVLDCQRMIIPFDENKDGKIEFVEFVKLMEHIVQ; encoded by the coding sequence ATGGAGAAGATTTTTTCATTCTCAGCTCAGGCCAAGAAGATAGGTGATGCACTCAATCATTTTAATTCGACCATATTACGTTGCATAATTTTTTGCCTGATAATCACATTTGAggcatttttttcttgtttttcttcgTTATTTCGAGGCATTCGTTTGGTTTTTAGTACTACATTTAAGAAGCTTGATAATGCTGACACTTCATCAAAGGCAAAAAGTTGTTGCCATGAAAAAATTGTGAATAATGAGGGACTATTAGAGGAAGATGTTGAGACAGTACTCGATACACTAATGAATTTTTGCAACCAAAATGGCGATAAGGTCAATTTTGATGAGGTAGAATTGGTCGAGGTTTTTGATTCGTTTGATGAAACGAAGCCTAGTTTGGAGGAAGTTAAAGAAGCATTTGATGTGTTTGATGAGAATGGAGATGGCTACATTGATGCTAATGAGTTAAACAAAGTTATTTTCAAGATGGGGTACTTGGAATTTTCGGTATTGGATTGCCAAAGGATGATTATACCATTTGATGAAAACAAAGATGGAAAAATTGAATTTGTTGAGTTTGTGAAGCTCATGGAGCATATTGTTCAGTAA